A genomic region of Salinibacterium sp. NK8237 contains the following coding sequences:
- a CDS encoding DUF2530 domain-containing protein, producing the protein MRIWLKDSERRPDPEPVQTDDRKAMLVGMVLWIIGLALLLLFIEPLNASGNLWWLWTAVAGLVLGLIGLIYTHMRRAKRTR; encoded by the coding sequence GTGCGTATCTGGTTGAAAGACTCGGAACGCCGGCCAGATCCTGAGCCGGTGCAGACCGACGACCGCAAAGCGATGCTCGTGGGCATGGTGTTGTGGATCATCGGTCTTGCACTGCTGCTGCTTTTTATCGAGCCGCTCAACGCGTCCGGCAACCTGTGGTGGCTTTGGACTGCCGTTGCCGGGCTCGTGCTTGGCCTTATTGGCCTTATCTACACGCACATGAGGCGCGCAAAGCGAACTCGCTAG
- a CDS encoding metal-dependent transcriptional regulator: MTDLVDTTEMYLRTILDLEEENIVPLRARISERLGHSGPTVSQTIGRMERDGLVVVEGDRHLEFTVEGRRRATHVMRKHRLAERLLADVIGLDWALVHDEACRWEHVMSEQVERKLIEILDHPTESPYGNPIPGLEELGGVASASFSDGMVNIVDLVAETTAPVTGLIRRLGEPVQFEPELLQQLFTAGVMPGKTATFAAADSYVAVTVEGFGEGLELPNEVAVHIFVEKPSA, translated from the coding sequence ATGACCGATCTCGTTGACACCACCGAGATGTACCTGCGCACGATTCTTGATCTCGAAGAAGAGAACATTGTCCCGTTGCGGGCCCGCATCTCTGAGCGGCTCGGCCACTCTGGCCCGACCGTCTCACAAACCATCGGCCGCATGGAACGTGACGGCCTCGTCGTCGTCGAAGGCGACCGCCACCTCGAATTCACAGTGGAGGGTCGGCGCCGCGCTACGCATGTGATGCGTAAGCACCGCCTCGCTGAGCGACTGCTCGCCGATGTCATTGGTCTCGATTGGGCGCTCGTCCACGACGAAGCATGCCGGTGGGAGCACGTGATGAGCGAACAAGTTGAGCGCAAGCTCATCGAAATTCTTGATCACCCCACCGAGTCGCCCTATGGCAACCCGATTCCTGGCTTGGAAGAGCTCGGCGGAGTTGCTTCGGCATCCTTCAGTGACGGAATGGTGAACATTGTTGACCTCGTCGCGGAGACAACGGCCCCCGTGACCGGGCTTATCCGTCGACTGGGCGAACCTGTGCAGTTCGAACCTGAACTTCTACAGCAGCTGTTTACTGCTGGTGTTATGCCAGGCAAGACAGCCACGTTCGCGGCCGCAGATTCGTATGTTGCGGTAACAGTGGAAGGCTTCGGAGAAGGTCTCGAGCTGCCGAACGAGGTTGCCGTGCACATCTTTGTGGAGAAGCCAAGCGCATAG
- the pdxH gene encoding pyridoxamine 5'-phosphate oxidase, with amino-acid sequence MSDPLSTHTDYGQLPLNDSDVLADPIEQFRLWLANASDANVYEPNAMVLSTVDADGSPSSRTVLLRAIDDTGFEFFTNYSSIKGRALLANPAAALVFPWYSIHRQVLVQGTAQPVADALSDAYFATRPRGSQIAAHASEQSQPIASRALLEERVIELEAEFEGRDVPRPADWGGFMVEPTTIEFWQGRSSRLHDRVRFTRAASGDWERMRLQP; translated from the coding sequence GTGTCCGACCCATTGAGCACCCACACCGACTACGGCCAGCTGCCGCTCAATGATTCGGATGTGCTCGCCGACCCCATAGAGCAATTCCGGCTCTGGCTAGCAAACGCCAGCGATGCGAACGTCTACGAGCCCAACGCCATGGTGCTATCGACCGTGGATGCCGACGGCTCCCCCAGTAGCCGCACCGTGCTGCTGCGCGCCATCGACGACACGGGATTCGAGTTCTTTACGAACTACAGCTCCATCAAGGGCCGCGCACTGCTCGCGAACCCGGCAGCAGCGCTCGTTTTCCCCTGGTATTCGATCCACCGGCAAGTGCTGGTGCAAGGAACAGCTCAGCCCGTCGCTGATGCCCTCTCTGACGCTTACTTCGCCACGCGACCGCGAGGCAGCCAGATCGCGGCGCACGCCAGCGAACAATCGCAACCCATCGCATCCCGTGCACTGCTCGAAGAACGTGTGATCGAGCTCGAGGCTGAGTTCGAGGGCCGCGATGTGCCCCGCCCGGCTGACTGGGGCGGTTTCATGGTGGAGCCCACCACGATCGAATTCTGGCAGGGACGCAGCTCACGCCTCCACGACCGCGTGCGCTTCACGCGTGCCGCCTCTGGCGACTGGGAGCGGATGCGGTTGCAACCCTAA
- a CDS encoding ABC transporter ATP-binding protein: MTTPIIRVKDVHKSYGKGPNRFDALKGVTFDINEGESVAIIGKSGSGKSTLMHVLALLDAPTSGTVELEGIDTSTLKGKKLNRARNKTFGFVFQQFFLTANISVLENVMLPMKIAGVRRSERKARAHAALEQLEMDDKASNKAVNLSGGQKQRSVIARALVNNPRIIFADEPTGNLDTATGGNVEDILFALNRDKGITLIVVTHDDELAARCDRRIYIRDGLLVNDTTEVAA; the protein is encoded by the coding sequence ATGACTACCCCCATCATCCGAGTCAAGGATGTCCACAAGTCCTACGGCAAAGGCCCCAACCGCTTTGACGCCCTCAAAGGTGTCACCTTCGACATCAACGAAGGTGAGAGCGTCGCGATCATCGGCAAGAGTGGATCGGGAAAGTCGACCCTCATGCACGTGCTCGCGCTCCTCGATGCCCCGACCTCCGGAACGGTTGAGCTCGAAGGGATCGACACCAGCACGTTGAAAGGCAAAAAGCTCAATCGTGCGCGCAACAAGACGTTCGGGTTTGTGTTCCAACAGTTCTTTCTCACTGCCAACATCTCCGTTCTGGAGAACGTTATGCTCCCGATGAAGATTGCCGGGGTGCGCCGCAGCGAGCGGAAGGCACGCGCGCACGCCGCTCTTGAGCAATTGGAAATGGATGACAAAGCGTCGAACAAGGCCGTCAACCTGTCGGGCGGTCAGAAGCAGCGTTCGGTGATCGCCCGCGCGCTCGTCAACAACCCGCGCATCATTTTCGCGGATGAACCCACCGGAAACTTGGACACCGCGACGGGAGGCAATGTCGAAGACATTCTCTTCGCACTCAACCGCGACAAGGGCATCACCCTGATTGTCGTCACCCATGATGACGAGTTGGCTGCCCGCTGTGACCGCCGCATTTATATTCGCGACGGACTCCTCGTCAACGACACCACGGAGGTGGCCGCATGA
- a CDS encoding ammonium transporter, whose product MDTVVWVLISTALVLLMTPGLAFFYGGLVKEKSVVSMMMMSFGSLGLVAVLWILIGANMSSIDGSIWSFAGNPFSNFGQEGVAGSDLLVVAFGGTFAIITTALISGAIADRARFGPWMIYTGVWATLVYFPVAAWVWGGGWIQNLGDSLGGLPAVIDYAGGTAVHINAGAAALGLALVLGKRVGFNKNITQPHNVPLVLIGAALLWFGWFGFNAGASSDPDEAGLIVFNTLAAPAAAILGWIVVEKLRTGKATAVGAVSGVVAGLVAITPACANLTPGWALILGVVAGAVCALAIELKYNLGFDDSLDVVGLHLVAGIIGTIYLGFFATDTGLFTGGDAGQLAVQTISVLAVAIFSFVMSWLIGTAIQKTIGFRVTSEEEIAGIDLAVHGESGYALSTQETVSAK is encoded by the coding sequence ATGGATACAGTCGTATGGGTACTCATAAGCACTGCATTAGTGCTGCTCATGACCCCCGGTTTGGCATTCTTTTACGGTGGACTCGTAAAAGAGAAGTCAGTAGTCAGCATGATGATGATGAGCTTCGGATCGCTCGGCCTCGTTGCCGTTCTCTGGATTCTCATCGGTGCAAACATGAGCTCGATCGACGGTTCGATTTGGTCGTTCGCCGGTAACCCGTTCAGCAACTTCGGTCAAGAAGGCGTCGCCGGCTCTGACCTCCTCGTTGTTGCATTCGGTGGAACCTTCGCCATCATCACCACCGCACTTATCTCCGGTGCCATCGCAGACCGTGCTCGCTTCGGACCCTGGATGATCTACACCGGTGTGTGGGCAACGCTCGTTTACTTCCCCGTCGCTGCGTGGGTATGGGGCGGTGGCTGGATCCAGAACCTCGGAGATAGCCTCGGTGGCCTTCCTGCCGTTATCGACTACGCCGGTGGTACCGCCGTTCACATCAACGCTGGTGCAGCCGCTCTCGGACTCGCCCTGGTACTCGGCAAGCGTGTTGGCTTCAACAAGAACATCACCCAGCCTCACAACGTTCCTCTCGTCCTGATCGGTGCAGCACTGCTCTGGTTCGGTTGGTTCGGATTCAACGCTGGTGCATCTAGCGACCCCGACGAGGCCGGCCTGATCGTGTTCAACACGCTCGCCGCTCCCGCCGCAGCAATCCTCGGTTGGATCGTTGTTGAGAAGCTCCGCACTGGTAAGGCCACAGCAGTTGGTGCCGTTTCAGGTGTCGTTGCTGGTCTCGTTGCCATCACCCCCGCTTGTGCAAACCTGACGCCCGGTTGGGCTTTGATTCTCGGTGTCGTCGCCGGTGCCGTTTGTGCTCTCGCAATTGAGCTCAAGTACAACCTCGGCTTCGATGACTCGCTTGACGTAGTGGGACTCCACCTCGTCGCCGGCATCATCGGAACCATCTACCTTGGCTTCTTCGCCACCGACACCGGACTCTTCACTGGTGGAGATGCAGGACAGCTCGCCGTTCAGACGATCAGCGTGCTCGCCGTAGCAATCTTCTCCTTCGTAATGTCCTGGTTGATCGGAACCGCGATTCAGAAGACCATCGGATTCCGCGTTACTTCGGAAGAAGAAATTGCTGGTATCGACCTCGCCGTCCACGGCGAGTCGGGTTATGCACTGTCGACGCAGGAAACTGTATCGGCTAAGTAG
- the nhaA gene encoding Na+/H+ antiporter NhaA, with amino-acid sequence MTTSVKKLSPRKRVRRWVTMETTSGILLMVAAAIALIWANSPWREGYAALAETTVGPESLHLNLTLATWAADGLLAIFFFVVGVELKQELVAGSLRKPREAAVPVFAAIGGMLFPALLFTLIILVSGDSTALGGWAIPTATDIAFALAVLAIFGRGLPRALRTFLLTMAVVDDLLAIIIIALFYTESIDLLSLLFSLIAIVLFAVVVRSRKPRWWLLLPLALVAWAFMHDSGVHATIAGVVLGFTVPAKLVHGEKDTRTHAFDDAVRPTSSGIALPIFAFFAAGVSLGGDGESASEVIVQPVVAAIIVGLVVGKIIGVLGTTALITKVTKFRLADSIGLRDLLPIGFLTGIGFTVSLLIAELSFPDSEHTTGAKLAILIGTGLAAIFAAISLRWDSRLARRRDMNDDGIPDRNKALIEDED; translated from the coding sequence GTGACCACATCCGTGAAGAAACTGAGCCCCCGCAAGCGAGTACGCCGGTGGGTCACCATGGAAACCACCAGCGGAATCCTGCTGATGGTTGCCGCTGCGATCGCGCTCATCTGGGCGAACTCGCCGTGGCGTGAAGGCTACGCAGCCCTTGCCGAGACCACGGTCGGCCCCGAGTCGCTGCACCTCAACCTCACCCTCGCCACCTGGGCTGCTGACGGCCTGCTCGCGATTTTCTTCTTTGTGGTGGGTGTCGAGCTCAAGCAAGAGCTTGTAGCTGGCAGCCTGCGCAAACCTCGCGAAGCCGCTGTTCCCGTCTTTGCCGCAATCGGCGGGATGCTCTTTCCCGCGCTCCTCTTTACGCTGATCATTCTCGTTTCAGGCGACTCCACCGCACTCGGCGGCTGGGCAATTCCCACCGCCACCGACATTGCGTTCGCTCTCGCCGTACTCGCTATCTTCGGCCGCGGCCTCCCGCGAGCGCTACGCACCTTCCTGCTCACGATGGCTGTCGTCGACGATCTGCTCGCGATCATCATCATTGCCCTCTTCTACACCGAGAGCATCGACCTGCTCTCGCTGCTGTTCTCACTCATCGCGATTGTGCTCTTTGCTGTTGTCGTTCGCTCGCGCAAACCTCGCTGGTGGCTGCTGCTCCCCTTGGCGCTTGTGGCGTGGGCGTTCATGCACGACTCCGGAGTCCACGCGACTATCGCCGGCGTTGTTCTCGGATTCACCGTTCCCGCCAAACTCGTGCACGGAGAGAAAGACACCCGAACGCACGCGTTCGACGATGCGGTGCGCCCCACCTCATCCGGCATCGCGTTGCCGATCTTCGCCTTCTTTGCCGCTGGAGTCTCCCTCGGTGGAGACGGCGAAAGCGCCAGCGAGGTGATTGTTCAGCCCGTTGTTGCTGCCATCATCGTTGGACTAGTGGTCGGAAAGATTATTGGTGTGCTCGGTACTACGGCGCTCATCACCAAGGTGACAAAGTTCCGTCTCGCCGACTCGATCGGGTTGCGAGACCTCTTGCCCATCGGATTCCTCACGGGAATTGGCTTCACAGTCTCTCTGCTCATCGCAGAGCTCTCTTTCCCCGACAGCGAACACACCACCGGGGCAAAGCTTGCGATCCTCATCGGAACAGGCCTGGCCGCGATCTTCGCCGCGATCAGTCTTCGCTGGGACTCCCGTCTCGCCCGCAGACGCGACATGAACGACGACGGCATTCCCGACCGCAACAAGGCTCTCATCGAAGACGAAGACTAA
- a CDS encoding ABC transporter permease, with amino-acid sequence MNVLDLIGTAASNTFRSKTRTVLTILAIFVGAFTLTITNGLGTGINRYIDDTVTAIGAEDVMTVSVSQDANAGFADSTGPAEYDPDAIASDGFNRPGSTVVALTPDDLETLASIDGVLDVEATKSISPDWIQSDDGPQYLTSVGGLVDGQTVQLAAGAAPSADSDAFELNVPISYVESLGFADADAAVGETLTIAITDAERTQHLVDATIVGVAEESIAATGAGGLVVNDALTDELYSTQNIGISLDEQERYAQASIRFDAAATDADVTALKDRLTDAGFTGTTVADQLGTIKTVIDAIVLVLNAFAIIALLAASFGIVNTLFMSVQERTREIGLMKAMGMGGGKIFGLFSLEAVIIGFLGSAIGVGIGMLVGTGISSVLAGALLADLPGLTLIAFDPLSVTVIILVVMAIAFLAGTLPAARAAKADPVESLRYE; translated from the coding sequence ATGAACGTTCTCGACCTGATCGGCACCGCCGCATCCAATACCTTCCGCTCGAAGACTCGCACCGTTCTGACGATCCTCGCGATCTTCGTGGGTGCTTTCACTCTCACCATCACCAACGGGCTCGGCACAGGCATCAACCGCTATATCGATGACACGGTGACCGCAATCGGCGCAGAAGACGTTATGACCGTGTCAGTAAGCCAAGACGCCAACGCCGGCTTCGCCGATAGCACTGGGCCCGCCGAATACGACCCCGATGCGATTGCCAGCGATGGCTTTAACCGTCCTGGCTCCACCGTGGTGGCTCTCACCCCCGACGATCTAGAGACGCTCGCTAGCATTGACGGCGTCCTCGATGTTGAGGCGACCAAGTCGATTTCTCCTGACTGGATCCAGTCGGACGACGGCCCCCAATACCTGACCTCCGTGGGCGGACTCGTTGATGGCCAGACAGTGCAGCTCGCTGCTGGTGCGGCCCCGTCTGCCGATTCGGATGCCTTCGAACTGAACGTGCCCATCTCCTATGTGGAATCGCTCGGCTTCGCTGACGCTGACGCCGCTGTGGGCGAGACCCTCACGATTGCAATTACGGATGCGGAGCGCACTCAGCACCTCGTCGACGCCACCATCGTGGGCGTAGCCGAAGAGAGCATCGCCGCCACTGGTGCCGGTGGACTGGTCGTGAACGATGCGCTGACTGACGAGCTGTACTCGACGCAGAACATCGGGATCTCGCTCGACGAGCAGGAGCGTTACGCCCAGGCGAGCATCCGCTTCGATGCTGCCGCAACGGATGCCGATGTCACGGCGCTCAAGGACCGCCTTACCGATGCGGGCTTCACGGGAACGACCGTCGCTGACCAACTCGGTACCATCAAGACCGTCATCGACGCGATCGTGCTCGTATTGAACGCCTTCGCCATCATCGCCTTGTTGGCAGCGAGCTTCGGCATCGTGAACACCCTCTTCATGTCGGTGCAGGAACGCACCCGCGAAATCGGTCTCATGAAAGCCATGGGAATGGGCGGCGGCAAGATCTTCGGGCTCTTCAGCCTCGAAGCTGTCATCATCGGCTTCCTCGGGAGCGCGATCGGTGTCGGCATCGGGATGCTCGTCGGCACAGGCATCAGTTCGGTGCTTGCCGGGGCACTCCTCGCCGACCTCCCGGGTCTCACGCTCATCGCCTTCGACCCGCTCTCGGTCACCGTCATCATCCTGGTCGTCATGGCGATCGCGTTCCTCGCGGGCACCCTGCCCGCCGCTCGCGCTGCCAAGGCTGATCCCGTGGAGTCGCTGCGGTACGAATAG
- a CDS encoding SDR family oxidoreductase, producing the protein MAHDQYTFVDPTTRFEKVSPPKQHQPEPGLDSELKPLADLGEDSYRGSGRLSGRRALITGADSGIGGAVAIAFAREGADVALSYLPSEQSDAERIAALIRDAGQQAHLFPGDISSAEACRTLVADAAEKLGGLDTLVNNAGKQVFCTKLEDLTDEAFDQTFKTNVYAMFWITKAALEHLPAGSTIINTTSVQAYKPSPVLVDYASTKAAINSFTKATAAQLAERGIRVNAVAPGPVWTPLQVSDGQPQEKIASFGHDTPLGRVGQPAEMAPAYVFLASAESSYVIGETLNANGGIPTP; encoded by the coding sequence ATGGCACACGACCAGTACACCTTCGTTGATCCCACCACTCGCTTCGAGAAGGTTTCACCGCCGAAACAGCATCAGCCGGAACCCGGTCTTGACTCAGAGTTGAAGCCGCTCGCTGACCTTGGCGAAGACAGTTATCGCGGCAGCGGCCGCCTCTCGGGCCGCCGCGCACTCATTACGGGTGCCGACTCAGGGATCGGGGGCGCTGTCGCAATTGCGTTCGCGCGAGAAGGCGCCGATGTCGCCCTCTCCTATCTCCCGAGCGAACAGAGCGATGCCGAGCGCATCGCAGCGCTGATTCGGGATGCCGGGCAGCAAGCCCACCTCTTCCCTGGCGATATCTCTAGTGCGGAAGCCTGCCGCACCCTCGTCGCAGACGCCGCTGAAAAATTGGGCGGCCTCGATACCCTCGTGAACAACGCGGGGAAGCAGGTCTTTTGCACCAAGCTCGAAGATCTCACCGACGAGGCATTCGACCAGACGTTCAAGACGAATGTCTATGCAATGTTCTGGATCACTAAGGCCGCGCTCGAACACTTGCCGGCCGGCTCCACCATTATCAACACCACTTCCGTTCAGGCCTACAAGCCGTCACCGGTGCTCGTCGACTACGCCTCGACGAAGGCGGCGATCAATTCGTTCACGAAGGCGACAGCGGCTCAGCTGGCTGAACGCGGTATTCGAGTCAATGCGGTGGCTCCCGGTCCGGTGTGGACACCTTTGCAAGTGTCAGATGGACAACCTCAAGAGAAGATCGCCAGCTTCGGGCACGATACGCCTCTGGGGCGAGTCGGTCAGCCGGCTGAAATGGCGCCGGCGTACGTGTTCCTGGCATCGGCAGAATCGAGCTATGTCATCGGTGAAACGCTCAACGCCAATGGTGGGATTCCGACGCCCTAG
- the serC gene encoding phosphoserine transaminase translates to MPSLTIPTDLLPSDGRFGAGPSKVRSEQIEHLVSGARNILGTSHRQAPVRDLVGRVRAGLGELFQIPEGYEVVLGNGGSTAFWDAAAFALIERRSAHLSFGEFGSKFAKAAAAPHIESPHVVTAPGGSLAELDDIDGADVFAYPQNETSTGVMAPVRRFDDANVLTVVDATSAAGGVQFDTNQADVYYFAPQKNFASDGGLWIALFSPAAIERVERIAASGRYIPEFLSLKNAIDNSRLNQTLNTPALSTLLLLENQIDWINGNGGLAWADARTRESSSVLYDWAAASDVATPFVTNPEHRSQVIATIDFDDAIDAAAISKTLRANGIVDTDPYRKLGRNQLRVATFVAIEPDDIRKLVSSIEYVIANSR, encoded by the coding sequence ATGCCGAGCCTGACGATTCCCACTGACCTCCTTCCCTCCGACGGACGATTCGGAGCTGGCCCTTCCAAAGTGCGCTCCGAACAGATCGAACATCTCGTTTCTGGCGCGCGAAACATTCTCGGCACGTCTCACCGCCAAGCGCCGGTTCGCGACCTCGTTGGCCGCGTACGTGCGGGCCTCGGAGAGCTTTTTCAGATTCCAGAGGGCTATGAAGTAGTACTCGGCAACGGAGGATCCACCGCGTTCTGGGATGCCGCAGCTTTCGCTCTCATTGAGCGCCGCAGCGCCCACCTCTCCTTTGGCGAGTTCGGTTCCAAGTTCGCCAAAGCGGCCGCAGCACCCCACATCGAATCGCCTCATGTCGTCACCGCCCCGGGCGGGTCGCTTGCTGAACTCGACGATATCGATGGCGCTGACGTCTTCGCGTACCCGCAAAACGAAACATCCACCGGTGTGATGGCGCCCGTGCGTCGATTCGATGACGCAAACGTGCTCACTGTTGTCGATGCCACCAGCGCTGCGGGTGGCGTGCAGTTCGATACCAACCAGGCTGACGTCTACTACTTTGCACCGCAGAAGAACTTTGCATCAGATGGCGGCCTGTGGATCGCCCTCTTCTCCCCCGCGGCAATCGAGCGCGTCGAGCGCATCGCCGCGTCGGGTCGCTACATCCCCGAGTTCTTGTCGCTCAAGAACGCGATCGACAACTCGCGTCTCAACCAGACGCTCAACACTCCCGCACTCAGCACCCTGCTGCTGCTCGAGAACCAGATCGACTGGATCAATGGCAACGGCGGGCTTGCGTGGGCGGATGCTCGCACCCGCGAATCTTCGTCAGTGCTCTACGACTGGGCTGCCGCCAGCGATGTCGCCACCCCGTTCGTCACCAACCCGGAGCACCGCTCGCAAGTCATCGCCACCATCGACTTCGACGATGCGATTGATGCCGCCGCGATCTCGAAGACGCTCCGCGCCAACGGAATCGTCGACACCGATCCGTACCGCAAACTGGGCCGCAACCAACTGCGCGTTGCTACCTTCGTTGCAATCGAGCCGGATGACATCCGCAAATTGGTTTCATCGATCGAGTATGTGATCGCCAACAGCCGCTAA
- a CDS encoding iron-sulfur cluster assembly accessory protein, with protein sequence MLTLTETATTVVKTIVEQDPNTEASGLRINGEPGAPNLTVAVVAAPEAGDSVVEADGARVFLEENASVALSDKTLHAEVGENGAVNFAILDNA encoded by the coding sequence ATGCTCACCCTCACCGAAACAGCCACCACGGTCGTCAAGACGATCGTCGAGCAGGACCCCAATACGGAAGCCTCGGGCCTCCGCATCAACGGGGAACCTGGTGCCCCCAACCTCACCGTTGCCGTCGTTGCGGCTCCTGAGGCTGGCGACTCTGTCGTTGAAGCCGACGGCGCCCGCGTTTTTCTTGAAGAGAACGCCTCGGTCGCGTTGAGTGACAAGACGCTTCACGCCGAAGTCGGCGAAAACGGCGCAGTGAACTTCGCCATTCTCGACAACGCGTAA
- a CDS encoding CHAP domain-containing protein yields the protein MSRISTDGPDVSGVNPADSASDAPVFMSRREARAAREAAQGKPVVAAAVHETISPEVVVTSEIAVPQIPVAPAAVAHEAAPVRYTPVAPPSSHTVKAKLKRVRKSPFHAVASMAVIGGLFVVTGLPAYGQSDLVSDEGTLASVAAVADALPASVQSITVSAELDFPELERDQFEATSPEDLVVIQQQDAIASANALYAASGAQALGDDYPWPTAGTSLSPLNYYYRQCTDFVAWRLNRDVGSFAAPFRWAWADLTPSGGDAYQWQSAWQAHGWTVSATPVAGSVAWFGWENHVAYVKQVNADGSVLLEEYNYVALSYGQRTIPASEVESFLYPPGQ from the coding sequence TTGTCCCGTATCTCAACTGATGGCCCGGACGTTTCCGGCGTGAATCCGGCGGATTCCGCGAGCGATGCTCCGGTCTTCATGTCTCGGCGCGAGGCACGCGCCGCACGTGAGGCGGCACAAGGAAAACCTGTTGTCGCAGCGGCTGTGCACGAGACGATTTCGCCTGAAGTTGTTGTCACCTCGGAGATTGCGGTTCCGCAGATTCCTGTGGCGCCGGCGGCGGTCGCACACGAAGCAGCCCCAGTGCGTTACACGCCTGTTGCCCCGCCGAGTAGTCACACCGTCAAGGCGAAACTCAAGCGCGTGCGCAAAAGCCCGTTTCACGCCGTCGCCTCAATGGCAGTCATCGGTGGCCTTTTCGTTGTCACAGGTCTGCCGGCATATGGCCAGAGCGACTTGGTGTCTGATGAAGGCACCCTCGCTTCCGTTGCAGCAGTAGCTGATGCTTTGCCCGCGAGCGTGCAGTCGATTACCGTCAGCGCGGAGCTCGATTTCCCTGAGCTTGAACGCGATCAGTTCGAAGCGACATCGCCCGAAGATTTGGTAGTGATTCAGCAGCAAGACGCGATCGCATCCGCGAATGCGCTCTACGCCGCATCAGGCGCTCAGGCGCTGGGCGATGACTATCCTTGGCCGACAGCGGGAACAAGCCTTTCGCCGTTGAACTATTACTACCGCCAGTGCACAGACTTCGTTGCGTGGCGGCTCAACCGCGACGTCGGATCATTCGCTGCGCCATTCCGCTGGGCTTGGGCTGATCTCACTCCAAGCGGTGGCGATGCCTACCAGTGGCAGTCTGCATGGCAGGCCCACGGTTGGACCGTGAGTGCGACTCCCGTTGCCGGTTCTGTTGCGTGGTTCGGCTGGGAGAACCACGTTGCCTACGTGAAGCAGGTCAATGCCGATGGCTCAGTTTTGCTTGAGGAATACAACTATGTGGCCCTTTCTTATGGCCAGCGCACGATCCCGGCCAGCGAGGTCGAGTCGTTCCTTTACCCGCCAGGCCAGTAG
- a CDS encoding HNH endonuclease, which yields MRTLVLNAGYEPLAVVSFKRAVVLVMNQKATVIAADPDHPVWSASESWERPSVIILRNYVRIPSTRRLPVSRRGVLRRDGHRCGYCGASANTIDHIMPRSRGGEDSWENLVACCLRCNNKKSDRTPAEMNWRLLIKPRPPHTSAWLVRGIERALPDWEEYLAPAA from the coding sequence ATGCGCACTTTGGTACTGAACGCCGGCTATGAGCCGCTCGCGGTCGTGTCCTTCAAACGAGCCGTTGTGCTCGTGATGAATCAGAAAGCGACGGTTATCGCTGCCGACCCGGATCATCCGGTGTGGAGCGCGAGTGAATCGTGGGAGCGACCGTCGGTCATCATCCTGCGAAATTATGTGCGCATTCCTTCCACGCGAAGATTGCCTGTCTCTCGCCGCGGAGTGTTGCGACGTGACGGCCACCGTTGTGGCTATTGCGGGGCTTCAGCGAACACCATCGACCACATCATGCCCCGCTCTCGCGGTGGCGAAGATTCGTGGGAGAACTTGGTGGCGTGCTGCTTGCGGTGCAACAACAAGAAGAGCGATCGCACTCCCGCGGAGATGAACTGGCGACTGCTCATCAAGCCACGCCCGCCCCACACCAGCGCATGGCTTGTGCGGGGGATTGAAAGGGCACTCCCAGATTGGGAAGAATATTTGGCTCCAGCGGCATAA